A stretch of Rhododendron vialii isolate Sample 1 chromosome 4a, ASM3025357v1 DNA encodes these proteins:
- the LOC131322587 gene encoding transmembrane emp24 domain-containing protein p24beta2-like isoform X1, with product MKTRFLEFALIVTLTSLFWSLQSVVGIRFVIDREECFSHKVEYEGDTIHFSFVVIKSEGSWHYAPDGVDLVVKGPSGDQIHDFRDKTSEKSEFMARQKGVHHFCFTNKSPYHETIDFDVHEAHFSYYDQHAKDEHINPLLEQISKLEEALYNIQFEQHWLEAQTESQAIVNEGMSKRVLHKALWESAALIGASVLQVYLLRRLFERKLGTSRV from the exons ATGAAAACTCGGTTTCTTGAGTTCGCCCTGATTGTGACGCTGACAAGTTTGTTTTGGAGCCTGCAATCTGTGGTTGGGATAAGATTTGTGATAGACAGGGAGGAATGCTTCTCCCACAAGGTCGAATACGAGGGGGACACCATTCATTTCTCGTTCGTCGTTATTAAGTCCGAGGGATCGTGGCATTATGCTCCAGATGGTGTTGATCTTGTG GTGAAGGGACCTTCTGGTGATCAGATTCATGATTTCCGTGACAAGACGAGTGAGAAGTCTGAGTTCATGGCTCGTCAAAAAGGAGTACACCATTTCTGCTTCACTAACAAGTCCCCTTATCACGAAACCATTGATTTTGATGTACACGAAGCTCACTTCTCATACTATGATCAGCATGCGAAAGATG AACATATCAACCCTTTGTTAGAACAGATATCGAAGTTAGAGGAGGCTCTCTACAACATCCAGTTTGAACAGCATTGGCTGGAAGCTCAGACGGAAAGCCAGGCGATAG TGAATGAAGGAATGAGCAAGAGGGTACTGCACAAAGCTTTGTGGGAATCAGCTGCTCTGATCGGGGCTAGCGTTCTCCAAGTTTACCTTCTACGGCGCCTGTTTGAGCGGAAGCTGGGGACATCCAGAGTGTAG
- the LOC131322588 gene encoding protein NOI4-like isoform X1 — MPGECRCLGLGQSLLGQEFQVKAAQFTAMELDSCMLLEKGNPLPKFGEWDVNDPASAEGFTVIFNKARDEKKTGGKPESPARANPQVSYGVEPVKPQAKGWFCCMQAPRAES; from the exons ATGCCTGGTGAGTGTCGATGTCTAGGCCTGGGCCAAAGTTTATTAGGCCAAGAATTTCAGGTCAAGGCAGCCCAATTCACAGCCATGGAACTGGATTCATGCATGCTTTTG GAAAAGGGGAACCCGTTGCCGAAGTTTGGTGAATGGGATGTGAATGACCCTGCATCAGCTGAGGGATTTACAGTGATCTTTAACAAGGCCAGGGACGAGAAAAAGACAGGTGGCAAACCTGAGTCACCCGCTAGGGCAAATCCTCAGGTCAGCTATGGAGTAGAGCCCGTCAAGCCTCAGGCA AAAGGTTGGTTTTGCTGCATGCAAGCCCCGCGTGCAGAATCTTGA
- the LOC131322583 gene encoding pentatricopeptide repeat-containing protein At5g55840 encodes MPLRLSYSTAKRPHLFRRKLPKPRTFSHMGFSRGFGERVDRTPTSGSEMESSIYTILTIDRWESLNHMDYKLASLRPVHGKLALKFLNWVITQPGLGMDHITHVYCITTHILIRARMYASAKTILTQLFEMGIGSNSLFGALMDTYPLCNSNPSVFDVLIRLYVRKGMVEDAIETFNLMGLRGFRPSIYTCDMILAALAKEQPSGGVWSFFKQMLARKICPNVCTFNILLQSLCVDGKLKKASYLLRKMEEASYVPTVVTYNTLLYWYCKKGRYKAASELIDRMSCKGLEADVCTYNMFIDDLCRNNRSSRGYLLLKKMRKKTVFPNEVTYNTLINGFAKEGKLGIATKVFDEMSKFNLSPNCVTYNALIGGHCHRGNFGEALRLVDDMEAKGLVPNEVSYGAILDGLCKCGKLNSAKRLLERMRKCSVVIGSVAYTMLVDGLCKKGRLNEGVQLLDKMFKDGVNPDVVTYSVLVSGFCKAGKTRNAKEIICKMYKAGCVPNSILYSTLIYKSCMQGNVIEAMKVYHTMNRNGHDGNLFACNLLISSLCREGRVQEAEDFMQHMDRIGPVPNSVTFDSMLNGYGNIGDALKAFSLFDEMIDLGHHPSLYTYGSLLKALCKGGNLEEAKQFLEKLQYIPCAVDAVMYNTLLAETCRSGNLQLAVVLLGEMVNNNLLPDSYTYASLLFGLCRKRKVVAAILLFGKAMERQAFFLNEVMYTCLIDGLFKAAQPKAVAFLCEEMVEKGLCRDIVALNVIIDGYSRMGQMNKVNYFYSLMKSGNLSPNLATYNILIHGYSKKQEISKCFELYNTLIRKGFVPDKLTCHSLILGLCKSGMLDIGLKILRMMAVEGIVADRFTFNLLITKFSERGEMGKAFDLLNAMNLLGVFPNGETYSAILKGLGRNFDFEKYRTILNEMLGKGCIPTDRQCTTLITGMCKVGDIRGAFKVKDEMEALGIASRDLAESAIVRGLVKRGKMEEAMLVLNCMLRVKIIPTVATFTTLMHKFCKEQNFEEALKLVDIMELNRVKIDVVAYNVLIASFCGHGDVARAFELYEQMKQRGLCPNTTTYTALIDAVCRESSREKGEMLLMDLDGRELIAQDGSTQNLHDRLEMAFKTLNLIRCRRKK; translated from the exons ATGCCTCTCCGTTTGAGTTATTCGACAGCCAAAAGACCCCATCTTTTCCGCCGTAAATTACCGAAACCCAGAACTTTCTCTCACATGGGGTTTTCAAGAGGTTTTGGTGAAAGAGTAGACAGAACGCCAACATCTG GTTCTGAAATGGAGAGTAGTATCTACACAATCCTCACTATAGACCGTTGGGAATCACTGAATCACATGGACTACAAACTGGCTTCACTCAGACCTGTTCATGGAAAGCTTGCTTTGAAATTTCTCAACTGGGTAATTACACAACCTGGTTTGGGGATGGATCACATCACTCATGTGTATTGTATTACAACCCACATACTGATTAGGGCTAGAATGTATGCCTCTGCCAAAACTATTTTGACCCAGTTGTTTGAAATGGGTATTGGGTCCAATTCGCTTTTCGGTGCTCTCATGGACACGTACCCTCTTTGCAATTCTAATCCGTCAGTTTTTGACGTTCTAATTAGGCTTTATGTGCGAAAAGGAATGGTTGAAGATGCTATAGAGACTTTCAATTTGATGGGTTTACGAGGGTTTAGGCCGTCGATTTATACATGTGATATGATATTGGCGGCATTGGCGAAGGAGCAGCCTTCAGGGGGTGTTTGGTCATTTTTCAAGCAAATGCTGGCAAGAAAAATTTGTCCTAATGTTTGTACTTTCAATATACTGTTACAAAGTCTGTGTGTCGATGGAAAGCTGAAGAAAGCAAGTTATCTCCTTCGGAAGATGGAAGAAGCCAGTTATGTTCCGACTGTAGTTACTTACAATACTTTGCTGTATTGGTATTGTAAGAAGGGAAGGTACAAAGCAGCTTCTGAGCTGATTGACCGTATGAGTTGTAAGGGTCTTGAAGCAGATGTGTGTACATATAACATGTTCATAGATGATTTGTGTAGAAACAATAGAAGTTCCAGAGGTTACTTATTGTTGAAAAAGATGAGGAAGAAGACGGTGTTCCCGAATGAAGTCACCTATAATACTTTGATTAATGGGTTTGCCAAAGAGGGAAAGCTCGGAATAGCTACTAAAGTTTTTGATGAGATGTCAAAGTTTAATCTTTCACCAAATTGTGTTACTTATAATGCTTTGATCGGTGGGCATTGTCACAGAGGTAATTTTGGAGAAGCTTTGAGACTTGTGGATGACATGGAAGCCAAAGGATTAGTGCCTAATGAAGTTAGTTATGGAGCTATTTTGGATGGGCTATGCAAGTGCGGCAAGTTAAATTCTGCAAAAAGGCTTCTTGAGAGAATGAGAAAGTGTAGTGTGGTTATTGGTTCGGTTGCGTATACAATGTTGGTTGATGGGTTATGCAAAAAGGGGAGACTCAATGAAGGTGTACAATTGCTTGATAAGATGTTTAAGGATGGTGTAAATCCTGATGTTGTCACTTATTCAGTGCTTGTAAGTGGGTTTTGCAAAGCAGGAAAGACAAGAAATGCAAAGGAGATCATTTGTAAGATGTATAAAGCTGGATGTGTACCAAATAGCATCCTTTACTCTACTTTGATCTACAAATCCTGCATGCAAGGTAATGTCATTGAAGCTATGAAAGTTTACCATACTATGAATCGTAATGGCCATGACGGGAACCTTTTTGCTTGTAACCTTCTAATTTCTTCTCTTTGTAGAGAAGGAAGAGTACAAGAGGCAGAGGATTTCATGCAGCACATGGATAGGATTGGTCCAGTTCCAAATTCTGTTACTTTTGATTCTATGCTAAATGGGTATGGAAACATAGGTGATGCTTTAAAGGCATTTTCCTTGTTTGATGAGATGATTGACCTAGGTCATCACCCTAGTCTTTATACTTATGGGAGTCTACTTAAAGCACTATGCAAAGGAGGAAACTTAGAGGAGGCAAAGCAATTCTTAGAGAAACTTCAATACATTCCTTGTGCCGTAGACGCGGTTATGTACAACACTTTACTAGCTGAGACATGTAGATCTGGAAATTTGCAATTGGCAGTAGTTCTTTTGGGTGAGATGGTCAACAATAATCTTCTCCCTGATAGTTACACATATGCCAGTCTGCTTTTTGGGTTGTGTAGGAAACGCAAGGTGGTTGCTGCGATTCTTCTATTTGGAAAAGCAATGGAAAGACAAGCTTTCTTTCTGAACGAGGTTATGTACACCTGTTTAATAGACGGACTTTTCAAGGCTGCACAGCCAAAGGCTGTTGCTTTTCTCTGTGAAGAAATGGTGGAGAAAGGTTTGTGCAGAGATATAGTTGCTTTGAATGTAATTATAGATGGGTACTCTAGAATGGGTCAAATGAATAAGGTGAACTATTTCTATTCTCTGATGAAGAGTGGAAATCTGTCCCCTAATTTGGCTACATATAATATCCTGATACATGGGTATTCGAAAAAACAGGAAATATCTAAATGCTTTGAGTTGTACAATACCTTGATAAGGAAAGGTTTTGTTCCTGATAAATTGACATGCCATTCTCTAATTCTTGGGCTTTGCAAATCAGGCATGCTTGACATTGGGCTTAAAATTTTAAGAATGATGGCTGTGGAAGGTATTGTGGCAGATCGATTTACATTTAACCTTCTAATTACTAAGTTTAGTGAGAGGGGTGAGATGGGAAAGGCCTTTGATCTGTTGAATGCAATGAATTTGTTAGGAGTATTTCCAAATGGAGAAACTTATAGTGCCATACTAAAGGGACTCGGAAGAAACTtcgattttgaaaaatatcgtACCATATTGAACGAAATGTTGGGAAAGGGATGTATTCCCACAGATAGACAATGCACCACTCTGATTACTGGTATGTGCAAAGTGGGGGATATACGAGGAGCGTTCAAGGTAAAAGATGAAATGGAGGCACTCGGTATTGCCTCTCGAGATTTAGCTGAGAGTGCAATTGTTAGAGGGCTTGTGAAGAGAGGTAAGATGGAAGAAGCAATGCTGGTTCTCAATTGCATGCTTCGTGTGAAAATCATTCCAACAGTCGCTACTTTCACAACTCTGATGCACAAATTTTGCAAAGAACAAAACTTTGAAGAAGCTTTGAAGTTAGTGGATATAATGGAACTTAATCGTGTGAAAATTGATGTTGTTGCTTACAATGTCCTCATTGCTAGCTTCTGTGGTCATGGTGATGTTGCCCGTGCATTTGAACTGTATGAGCAGATGAAGCAAAGGGGTCTCTGTCCCAATACCACAACGTACACTGCTCTTATTGATGCTGTTTGTAGAGAAAGTAGTCGTGAGAAGGGAGAAATGCTTCTGATGGATTTAGATGGGAGGGAATTGATAGCTCAAGATGGAAGTACTCAAAATTTGCATGATCGGTTGGAGATGGCTTTCAAAACATTAAATCTTATAAGGTGCAGAAGAAAGAAATGA
- the LOC131322588 gene encoding protein NOI4-like isoform X2, translating into MAEKGNPLPKFGEWDVNDPASAEGFTVIFNKARDEKKTGGKPESPARANPQVSYGVEPVKPQAKGWFCCMQAPRAES; encoded by the exons ATGGCG GAAAAGGGGAACCCGTTGCCGAAGTTTGGTGAATGGGATGTGAATGACCCTGCATCAGCTGAGGGATTTACAGTGATCTTTAACAAGGCCAGGGACGAGAAAAAGACAGGTGGCAAACCTGAGTCACCCGCTAGGGCAAATCCTCAGGTCAGCTATGGAGTAGAGCCCGTCAAGCCTCAGGCA AAAGGTTGGTTTTGCTGCATGCAAGCCCCGCGTGCAGAATCTTGA